In Meiothermus ruber DSM 1279, the following proteins share a genomic window:
- a CDS encoding glucose-1-phosphate thymidylyltransferase: MELKGLILSGGKGTRLRPLTYTRAKQLIPIAGKPNLFYALEDLLEAGIRDIGVVLSPETGDEVRAALGDGSRWGVRLTYIVQEAPLGIAHAVKTAQGFLSDSPFVLYLGDNLLSGGIKHLVEEYRQTRPEAIVLLTPVEDPRAFGVVVLDGAGKVVRLLEKPKDPPSNLALVGVYLFSPAIHSIINRLKPSGRGEYEITEAIQGLVDEGKRVVAHQVRGWWKDTGKPEDLLDANRLALSSLTRRVEGELADSQVVGEVVVEPGARIVRSTVRGPAYVGAGAHIEDSFVGPYTAIGKDAKVIASEVEYSILMDEAQVYRLPYRLDSSVLGQGVVVDGQGNARRHTLQLVLGDRSRVRL, translated from the coding sequence ATGGAACTCAAAGGCTTGATTCTTTCCGGGGGCAAGGGCACCCGCCTGCGTCCCCTCACCTACACACGGGCCAAGCAGCTCATTCCCATCGCAGGAAAACCCAACCTGTTTTATGCGCTCGAGGATCTGCTCGAGGCCGGCATCCGCGACATAGGGGTCGTCCTTAGCCCAGAAACGGGCGACGAGGTGCGGGCGGCGCTGGGCGATGGCTCGCGCTGGGGGGTTCGCCTGACCTACATCGTACAGGAAGCCCCGTTGGGCATTGCCCACGCAGTCAAGACCGCCCAGGGCTTTCTATCCGATAGCCCTTTCGTGCTTTACCTGGGCGACAACCTGCTCTCGGGCGGCATCAAACACCTGGTGGAGGAGTACCGCCAGACCCGCCCGGAGGCCATCGTCTTGCTCACGCCGGTCGAAGACCCCCGGGCCTTCGGGGTGGTGGTGCTGGACGGGGCTGGAAAGGTGGTGCGGCTCCTGGAAAAGCCCAAAGACCCCCCTTCCAACCTGGCCCTGGTGGGGGTGTATCTGTTTAGCCCGGCCATTCACAGCATCATCAACCGGCTCAAACCCTCTGGTCGGGGCGAGTACGAGATCACCGAGGCCATCCAGGGTTTGGTGGATGAAGGAAAGCGGGTGGTAGCCCACCAGGTACGCGGCTGGTGGAAGGACACCGGCAAGCCCGAAGATTTGCTGGATGCCAACCGGCTGGCCCTCTCGAGCCTCACCCGCCGGGTGGAGGGCGAGCTGGCCGATTCCCAGGTGGTGGGCGAGGTGGTGGTGGAACCAGGGGCCCGGATTGTGCGCAGCACGGTGCGCGGCCCGGCCTATGTTGGGGCTGGGGCCCATATCGAGGACAGCTTTGTTGGCCCCTACACAGCCATCGGTAAGGATGCCAAGGTGATTGCCAGCGAGGTCGAGTACTCGATTCTAATGGACGAGGCCCAGGTTTACCGGCTGCCCTACCGCCTGGATAGCAGCGTGCTGGGGCAGGGGGTGGTGGTGGACGGCCAGGGCAACGCCCGCCGCCATACCTTGCAACTGGTGCTGGGGGATCGCAGCCGGGTGCGGCTTTGA
- the thiD gene encoding bifunctional hydroxymethylpyrimidine kinase/phosphomethylpyrimidine kinase, with product MPFPIALTIAGSDPSGGAGLQADLKTFHRFGVYGMSVVTVLTVQNTLGVREVAPLEPGLVARQLEAVLQDPGAHAIKTGALGDAAIVHSIAPILAQTNLPLVVDPVLVAKSGDWLLTEQALEALKSELFPLATLLTPNLPEARALLGQPIRDLADAREAARLLGGLGPRAVLLKGGHLAGEESTDVLWDGRKLHLFTAQKIPSSHTHGTGCTLSAAITALLAKGVALLEAVARAKRFVTRAIETAPGIGGGIGPLNHWAEEGAENP from the coding sequence GTGCCCTTCCCCATCGCCCTCACCATCGCCGGTAGCGACCCCAGCGGGGGGGCCGGTCTGCAGGCTGACCTCAAAACCTTCCATCGTTTTGGGGTCTACGGCATGAGCGTGGTCACTGTACTGACCGTGCAGAACACCCTTGGGGTGCGTGAGGTGGCGCCTTTGGAACCCGGTCTGGTCGCGCGACAGCTCGAGGCCGTGCTGCAAGATCCCGGCGCCCACGCCATCAAAACCGGGGCTTTGGGGGATGCAGCCATCGTGCACAGCATTGCGCCAATCCTGGCTCAAACAAACTTGCCGCTGGTGGTAGACCCTGTGCTGGTTGCCAAAAGCGGCGATTGGCTGCTGACCGAGCAGGCCCTCGAGGCTCTCAAGTCCGAACTGTTCCCCCTCGCCACCCTGCTCACCCCCAACCTGCCCGAGGCCCGGGCCCTGCTGGGCCAGCCCATCCGCGACCTGGCCGATGCCCGCGAAGCCGCCCGGCTGCTGGGGGGACTGGGGCCCCGGGCTGTGCTGCTCAAAGGCGGCCACCTGGCAGGAGAAGAGTCCACCGACGTGCTGTGGGATGGCCGCAAGCTACACCTCTTTACCGCCCAGAAAATCCCCTCGAGCCATACCCACGGCACCGGCTGCACCCTTTCCGCCGCAATTACCGCGTTGCTGGCGAAAGGGGTCGCGCTGCTCGAGGCTGTGGCTCGAGCCAAGCGCTTCGTGACCCGGGCCATCGAGACGGCCCCGGGCATCGGAGGGGGCATCGGGCCGCTCAACCACTGGGCGGAAGAAGGGGCTGAAAACCCGTAG
- a CDS encoding monothiol bacilliredoxin BrxC family protein, with product MSLRERVFPLRTPEDVDAFLERFELTAIFKASTSDKTLEAMRYVQKYLEPRPDVAVGIIRIPEDRPASSHVEARTGIQHQSPQFILFRQARPLFDLDNWKINPEQLEPLLLQHLPVHIGKPVRNPAVAGFQAYLDLLERFITGQLSEERFQWGYLDRLKKEADWRSDEDFDLLNSLFPNPDGRAFTPGKVVALEFQAQLAGRAEPLVERARRLRARVEALQATKADAF from the coding sequence ATGAGCCTGCGAGAACGGGTCTTTCCCCTCCGAACGCCCGAGGATGTGGACGCTTTTCTGGAGCGCTTCGAGCTGACAGCCATCTTTAAGGCCAGCACCAGCGACAAAACCCTCGAGGCCATGCGCTACGTGCAGAAGTACCTCGAGCCCCGCCCGGACGTAGCCGTTGGCATCATTCGCATCCCCGAAGACCGCCCGGCCTCGAGCCATGTCGAAGCCCGCACCGGCATCCAGCATCAGAGCCCGCAGTTCATCCTTTTTCGTCAGGCCCGGCCCCTCTTCGACCTCGACAACTGGAAGATCAACCCCGAGCAGCTAGAGCCTTTACTGTTGCAGCACCTGCCGGTTCACATCGGCAAACCCGTGCGCAACCCCGCGGTGGCGGGGTTCCAGGCCTATCTGGATCTGCTCGAGCGCTTTATTACGGGGCAGCTTAGCGAGGAGCGCTTCCAGTGGGGCTACCTGGATCGCCTCAAAAAAGAAGCCGACTGGCGCTCCGACGAAGACTTCGACCTGCTGAATAGCCTGTTCCCCAACCCCGACGGACGGGCCTTCACCCCCGGCAAGGTGGTGGCGCTGGAGTTTCAGGCCCAGCTTGCGGGCCGGGCCGAGCCGCTTGTGGAGCGGGCCCGACGCTTACGCGCTCGGGTCGAGGCCCTTCAAGCAACCAAAGCCGATGCGTTTTAG
- a CDS encoding SIR2 family NAD-dependent protein deacylase, producing the protein MELETARKRLLAARRVAVLTGAGISQPSGIPTFRDAAGLWKDFDIEEYATPGAYARNPQKVWEWYAWRYQKVMQAEPNRAHTLLTVLEQRVGEGFLLVTQNVDGLHSRAGSQRLVELHGNIARGRCERCGQRFPLPDPARFVPPPYCPTCKARGRPDVVWFGEMLPPGAFEQAERAFAAAEVALVIGTSAEVEPAASLGWLARSSGAYLIEINPNPTPLSSQADCSLRMGAVEGMEALMDGLR; encoded by the coding sequence ATGGAGTTAGAAACCGCGCGCAAGCGATTGCTGGCTGCCCGCCGGGTTGCGGTGCTGACTGGAGCTGGTATCTCCCAGCCTTCAGGCATTCCCACTTTTCGTGATGCTGCGGGCCTGTGGAAGGATTTCGACATCGAGGAATACGCCACCCCGGGAGCCTACGCCCGCAACCCCCAGAAGGTCTGGGAGTGGTACGCCTGGCGTTATCAAAAAGTCATGCAGGCGGAGCCCAACCGGGCCCACACGCTGCTGACCGTGCTGGAGCAGCGGGTAGGGGAGGGCTTTCTACTGGTGACCCAAAATGTGGATGGCCTGCACAGCCGGGCTGGCTCCCAGCGCCTGGTCGAACTGCACGGCAACATTGCCAGGGGCCGCTGCGAGCGCTGCGGCCAGCGGTTTCCCCTGCCCGATCCGGCCCGTTTTGTGCCGCCGCCTTATTGCCCGACCTGCAAGGCCCGGGGCCGCCCCGATGTGGTGTGGTTTGGCGAGATGCTGCCACCGGGCGCTTTTGAGCAGGCCGAGCGGGCCTTTGCTGCTGCCGAGGTGGCTTTGGTAATAGGCACCAGCGCCGAGGTCGAACCCGCGGCCAGCCTGGGGTGGCTGGCGCGCTCGAGCGGCGCTTATCTGATCGAGATTAACCCCAACCCCACCCCGCTCTCGAGCCAGGCCGACTGCTCCCTCCGGATGGGCGCGGTGGAGGGCATGGAAGCCCTGATGGATGGTTTAAGATGA
- a CDS encoding TVP38/TMEM64 family protein, whose protein sequence is MERLPPPRTLPALPVLLALLLLAGLLFGAYLVFPGFKGRVDEIYNLLASGNQQAIQAWVAGLGWLGPLSIIGLMIAQTLVSVVPMSLVMLISVLAFGPVFGGILGWIGAVIAAMVGYSLARLLGPVVVDRFVSEEIRRKVEAQVERYGPWAIIALRLSFVVPTDSVNFVAGLVRMHPLKFLLATALGALPVAVVIAWLGADFSRLGPFLLAASIVGLVALGGWILYDRARQRKSS, encoded by the coding sequence ATGGAGCGGCTGCCCCCACCCCGAACCCTACCCGCACTGCCGGTATTGCTGGCCTTGCTGCTGCTGGCCGGCCTGCTGTTTGGTGCCTATCTCGTATTCCCTGGCTTCAAAGGACGCGTCGATGAGATCTATAACCTGCTTGCCAGCGGGAATCAGCAGGCCATCCAGGCCTGGGTGGCCGGGCTGGGCTGGCTGGGCCCCTTGAGCATTATCGGTCTGATGATCGCCCAGACCCTGGTCTCGGTGGTGCCCATGTCCCTGGTGATGCTAATCTCGGTACTGGCGTTTGGGCCGGTATTCGGCGGGATTCTGGGTTGGATTGGGGCGGTTATCGCGGCCATGGTGGGCTATAGCCTTGCCAGGCTGCTGGGCCCGGTGGTGGTGGATCGCTTCGTTAGCGAGGAGATCCGGCGCAAGGTGGAGGCCCAGGTCGAGCGCTACGGCCCCTGGGCCATCATCGCCCTGCGGCTCTCCTTCGTGGTACCCACCGACAGCGTGAACTTCGTGGCCGGGCTGGTGCGCATGCACCCCCTCAAGTTCTTGCTGGCTACTGCGCTCGGGGCCCTGCCGGTTGCGGTGGTGATCGCCTGGCTGGGTGCCGACTTCTCCCGGCTGGGGCCCTTCCTGCTGGCCGCCTCCATCGTGGGTTTGGTGGCCCTGGGGGGCTGGATTCTCTACGACCGAGCCCGGCAGCGCAAGTCATCTTAA
- the thiE gene encoding thiamine phosphate synthase gives MHGKLYLVATPRPGQAEAELMRRLEAALEGGVDLLQLRAKNLEAQAILALGENLRALCARYRVPLIINDRPDLAALLEAHGVHLGQGDLNVAQARRFFSGWIGRSTHEPEQALREQAALEGGPGYLSVGPVWETPTKPGRPAAGLAYVRWAAQNLRVPWFAIGGIDEHTLPQVLEAGARRVAVVRSILDAPDPEKAARHMRRWLDGLD, from the coding sequence TTGCACGGGAAACTGTATCTGGTAGCGACCCCACGCCCCGGTCAAGCTGAGGCAGAGCTGATGCGCCGCCTCGAGGCGGCCCTGGAGGGCGGGGTGGATCTGTTGCAGCTACGGGCCAAGAACCTCGAGGCCCAGGCCATCCTGGCCCTGGGGGAAAATCTGCGAGCGCTGTGTGCGCGTTACCGGGTGCCGCTGATAATCAACGACCGCCCCGATCTGGCGGCTTTGTTGGAGGCCCACGGGGTGCACCTGGGGCAGGGGGATCTGAACGTGGCCCAGGCCCGGCGCTTTTTTTCGGGCTGGATCGGGCGCAGCACCCATGAGCCCGAACAGGCCCTGCGGGAGCAGGCCGCGCTCGAGGGCGGCCCGGGCTACCTTTCGGTAGGCCCGGTCTGGGAAACCCCCACCAAACCAGGGCGACCGGCCGCGGGCCTGGCCTACGTGCGATGGGCCGCGCAAAACCTCCGGGTACCCTGGTTCGCTATTGGGGGCATCGACGAGCACACCCTGCCCCAGGTGCTGGAGGCAGGCGCCCGCCGGGTGGCGGTGGTGCGGAGCATCTTAGACGCACCCGATCCCGAGAAAGCTGCAAGGCATATGCGGAGGTGGCTGGATGGTTTGGATTAA
- a CDS encoding thiazole synthase yields MSALVIAGQRLNSRLLVGTGKYRDFALMREALEASGAEVVTVSIRRVEAGAAGHQGLLEALDWQRYRVLPNTAGARTAAEALRLARLGRALTGSDWVKLEVIPDPTYLLPDPLETWRAAEILVQEGFVVLPYIAPDPVLAQRLARLGCATVMPLAAPIGSGQGLRNRAMLEIFAQQRAHLPPIVVDAGLRWPSEAAGAMELGADAVLVNTAIAEAQNPVAMAAAFRLAVEAGRQAYEAGPMPERPTASPSSPAQGVPLPQPEMPL; encoded by the coding sequence GTGAGCGCACTGGTGATTGCAGGGCAGCGTCTGAACAGCCGCTTGCTGGTGGGCACGGGCAAGTACCGCGACTTCGCGCTGATGCGGGAGGCCCTCGAGGCCTCCGGGGCCGAGGTGGTCACCGTCTCCATCCGGCGCGTCGAGGCGGGGGCCGCCGGACACCAGGGCCTGCTGGAAGCGCTGGACTGGCAGCGCTACCGGGTGCTGCCCAACACCGCCGGAGCCCGCACGGCTGCCGAGGCCCTGCGCCTGGCACGGCTGGGGCGGGCGCTTACAGGCAGCGACTGGGTCAAGCTGGAGGTCATCCCCGACCCCACCTACCTGCTACCCGACCCGCTGGAAACCTGGCGCGCCGCGGAAATTCTGGTGCAGGAGGGCTTTGTGGTGTTGCCCTATATCGCCCCCGACCCGGTGCTGGCGCAGCGGCTGGCCCGGCTCGGCTGCGCCACCGTGATGCCCCTGGCCGCTCCCATCGGCTCAGGGCAGGGCCTCAGGAACCGGGCCATGTTGGAGATTTTCGCGCAGCAACGCGCCCACTTACCACCCATCGTAGTGGACGCCGGGCTGCGCTGGCCCTCGGAAGCGGCCGGGGCCATGGAGCTAGGGGCCGACGCGGTGCTGGTCAACACCGCCATCGCCGAGGCCCAGAACCCCGTGGCGATGGCCGCTGCCTTCCGCCTGGCCGTCGAGGCAGGGCGCCAGGCCTACGAGGCCGGGCCCATGCCCGAACGCCCCACCGCCAGCCCCTCCAGCCCGGCCCAGGGTGTGCCCCTGCCCCAACCGGAGATGCCGCTATGA
- a CDS encoding bifunctional ADP-dependent NAD(P)H-hydrate dehydratase/NAD(P)H-hydrate epimerase, translating into MYLYTAQAMREADQRAVAMGYPSLLLMEAAGKQAASRLLQRFEGRAVDVLCGKGNNGGDGLVAARWLAHWGHPVRVYAAEGQTGDAAVARQALLAHGLEIAPLSAWEPAPHSVVLDALFGTGLRGPLEGFYAALVEKVNQSGLPVVAVDLPSGLPHRPHIQADLTVALAGLKNEHLFYPHRAACGRIVLESIGMPPRALHNPHLPEVLCKTSMRPLLPARPGNAHKGLVGRVLVAGGYRSYTGAPSLAALGAYRTGAGLVTVAYPADCVVNPPLEAVRLPLLEWNHADLQAVRAEAVAVGMGAAAGGVRAALAALELGKPTVLDADALHKQVLSAYVKAGLPTVLTPHPGEASRLLEIPSEQIARAPLEAAQALAERYPGLVVVLKGGPTVLAWQPQEAPLSPPLLAVNSSGNPSMATGGMGDVLSGVVAALLAAGLSAWEAARLGVYLHGLAGDLASKPGLLAHEVAEALPSAMRQLQLGGVRDFWEPC; encoded by the coding sequence ATGTACCTCTACACTGCCCAAGCCATGCGCGAAGCCGACCAAAGGGCCGTTGCAATGGGCTATCCCAGCCTGCTCCTGATGGAAGCCGCCGGAAAACAGGCGGCCAGCCGGCTTTTGCAGCGTTTCGAGGGGCGCGCGGTTGACGTGCTATGCGGCAAGGGCAACAACGGGGGTGACGGTCTGGTGGCCGCCCGCTGGCTGGCCCACTGGGGGCATCCGGTAAGGGTGTATGCCGCCGAGGGCCAGACAGGGGATGCGGCCGTTGCACGACAGGCGCTGCTGGCCCATGGCCTGGAAATAGCCCCCCTCTCGGCCTGGGAGCCTGCGCCGCACAGCGTGGTGCTGGACGCGCTGTTTGGCACCGGCCTGCGGGGGCCCCTGGAGGGTTTTTATGCCGCTCTGGTCGAAAAGGTTAATCAGTCCGGCCTGCCGGTGGTGGCTGTGGACCTTCCGTCGGGCCTGCCCCACCGGCCCCACATCCAGGCCGATCTGACCGTGGCCCTGGCAGGACTGAAAAACGAGCACCTGTTCTATCCCCACCGGGCCGCCTGCGGTCGGATTGTGCTCGAGTCCATCGGGATGCCCCCCAGGGCCCTGCACAACCCCCACCTCCCCGAGGTGTTGTGCAAGACCTCGATGCGCCCGCTTCTGCCCGCCCGTCCAGGCAACGCCCACAAAGGCTTGGTGGGCCGGGTGCTGGTGGCCGGCGGGTATCGCAGCTATACGGGCGCGCCCAGCCTGGCAGCCCTGGGGGCGTATCGAACCGGGGCGGGGCTGGTTACGGTGGCCTACCCCGCCGATTGTGTGGTCAACCCTCCGCTGGAGGCCGTGCGGCTGCCCCTGCTCGAGTGGAATCACGCCGACTTACAGGCTGTCCGCGCCGAAGCGGTGGCAGTGGGTATGGGCGCTGCTGCGGGGGGGGTTAGAGCCGCACTGGCCGCCCTGGAGCTGGGCAAACCCACGGTGCTGGACGCCGACGCACTGCACAAACAGGTTCTATCGGCCTATGTAAAAGCGGGCCTCCCCACCGTGCTGACCCCCCACCCCGGCGAGGCCAGCCGCCTGCTGGAGATCCCCAGCGAACAGATCGCCCGCGCCCCCCTCGAGGCCGCCCAAGCCCTGGCCGAGCGCTATCCAGGGCTGGTGGTGGTGCTCAAAGGCGGCCCCACCGTGCTGGCCTGGCAGCCCCAAGAAGCCCCCCTTTCGCCGCCCCTGCTGGCCGTGAACAGCAGCGGCAACCCCAGCATGGCCACCGGCGGGATGGGCGATGTGCTTTCCGGGGTGGTCGCGGCCCTGCTGGCTGCGGGATTATCGGCCTGGGAGGCTGCCCGGCTGGGGGTCTATCTGCACGGGCTGGCCGGTGATCTGGCAAGCAAGCCGGGTTTGCTGGCCCACGAGGTCGCCGAGGCCCTACCATCGGCCATGAGGCAGTTGCAGCTAGGTGGGGTTAGAGATTTTTGGGAGCCTTGTTAA
- a CDS encoding FAD-dependent oxidoreductase: MSEVVVVGGGIIGSLIAYRLRQAGLEVTVLEAGRAGQATRASAGMLAPYTEGLGGELLEWAREGLECYPALARELEALSGMAVPVALGGVWRLEGPLHSWQALHNLEPLPGGYLDPITLLAAVQKAFVSMGGSLQREEALHLEPGWVHTPTQRIAARQIVIACGAWSGRFGLAVRPLKGEALLLSAPPPPGPVFVGDSYALPRGAQVYLGATQREGWRPGVEAAGLRWLEQHRRTHFPLLHQAPITQRHWGYRPAGSLTVGRLAPGILAATGHGRNGILLAPATARRVTEMVLDSWKTHQ; the protein is encoded by the coding sequence ATGAGCGAGGTGGTGGTGGTGGGCGGCGGCATCATCGGCAGCCTCATCGCCTACCGGCTGCGCCAGGCCGGGCTCGAGGTCACCGTGCTCGAGGCGGGCAGGGCCGGGCAGGCCACCCGGGCTTCGGCGGGCATGCTGGCCCCCTACACCGAGGGCCTTGGAGGGGAGTTGCTCGAGTGGGCCCGGGAAGGGCTCGAGTGCTACCCAGCGCTCGCACGCGAACTCGAGGCCCTCAGCGGGATGGCCGTTCCTGTGGCCCTGGGTGGGGTGTGGCGCCTCGAGGGCCCCCTGCATAGCTGGCAGGCCCTGCACAACCTCGAGCCCCTCCCCGGCGGCTACCTCGACCCGATCACGCTGCTGGCCGCTGTGCAAAAAGCCTTTGTCAGTATGGGCGGCAGCCTACAGCGGGAAGAAGCCCTGCACCTCGAGCCCGGCTGGGTGCACACCCCCACCCAACGCATCGCAGCCCGCCAGATCGTCATCGCCTGCGGCGCCTGGTCGGGCCGCTTTGGCCTGGCGGTGCGCCCCCTCAAGGGCGAGGCCCTGCTGTTGTCGGCCCCACCCCCGCCCGGCCCGGTCTTCGTGGGGGACAGCTACGCGCTGCCCCGCGGCGCCCAAGTCTACCTGGGGGCCACCCAGCGCGAGGGCTGGAGACCCGGTGTGGAGGCAGCCGGGCTGCGCTGGCTGGAGCAGCACCGCCGGACGCACTTCCCTCTGCTGCACCAGGCCCCCATCACCCAGCGGCACTGGGGCTACCGCCCAGCCGGTTCGCTCACGGTTGGGCGGCTCGCCCCGGGCATCCTGGCCGCTACCGGGCACGGGCGCAACGGCATCCTGCTGGCCCCGGCCACCGCCCGCCGGGTAACCGAGATGGTGCTGGACTCGTGGAAAACACACCAATAG
- the thiS gene encoding sulfur carrier protein ThiS produces MVWINGRAVEAEGKSLGEMVEAVCRQQGVNPEAVVVLLNEEIWSKGRWPDRTLVAGDVVEIVTLMQGG; encoded by the coding sequence ATGGTTTGGATTAACGGCAGGGCGGTGGAGGCCGAAGGGAAGAGCCTTGGCGAGATGGTCGAGGCGGTGTGCCGCCAGCAGGGAGTTAACCCCGAGGCGGTCGTGGTCTTGCTCAACGAAGAGATCTGGAGCAAAGGCCGCTGGCCGGATCGCACCCTGGTGGCAGGGGATGTGGTGGAGATCGTGACCTTGATGCAGGGAGGCTAG
- the thiC gene encoding phosphomethylpyrimidine synthase ThiC: MTQLEAARKGIITEAMAYVAQSEGLEPELVRERVAAGRVVIPANPNHRTLTHFTAIGEGMRVKVNANLGTSYDFADPEQEVQKVRAAIEAGADAVMDLSTGGDLARIRKMTLEASSVPLGTVPIYEAEFRAARRKSVFDMTPDELLAVIEEHGRSGVDYITIHAGVTQESLRRYRNSSRVTGIVSRGGGLLAAWMLRNERENPLWERFDDVLEIARTYDMTLSLGDGLRPGSLADATDRPQIQELLLVGELVERARRAGVQVMVEGPGHIPLNEIQTNVQLQKKLTDQAPFYILGMLPIDTAAGYDHIAGAIGGAVAGWHGADMLCYLTPAEHLALPSVQQVREGVIAFKLAAHAADVARGHPAALLRNHQMSQARYALDWERQFELCLFPQEARRLYETRATRTKACSMCGPFCPMNLVEAVLRGKARASDLEPA; encoded by the coding sequence ATGACCCAACTGGAAGCCGCCCGCAAGGGCATCATCACCGAAGCCATGGCCTATGTGGCCCAATCCGAGGGGCTCGAGCCGGAGTTGGTGCGGGAGCGCGTGGCCGCCGGACGGGTGGTCATCCCCGCCAACCCCAACCACCGCACCCTGACCCATTTCACCGCCATTGGCGAGGGGATGCGGGTAAAGGTCAACGCCAACCTGGGCACCTCCTACGACTTCGCCGACCCCGAGCAGGAGGTGCAGAAAGTCCGGGCCGCCATTGAGGCGGGCGCCGATGCCGTGATGGATCTCTCCACCGGGGGCGACCTGGCCCGCATCCGCAAGATGACCCTGGAGGCCAGCAGCGTCCCGCTGGGCACCGTACCGATCTACGAGGCCGAGTTCCGGGCGGCCCGGCGCAAGAGCGTCTTCGATATGACCCCCGACGAGCTGCTGGCGGTGATCGAAGAGCACGGCCGTTCGGGGGTCGACTACATCACCATTCACGCGGGAGTGACCCAGGAAAGCCTGCGCCGTTACCGCAATAGCTCGAGGGTCACCGGCATCGTCTCGCGGGGGGGCGGGCTGCTGGCGGCCTGGATGCTGCGCAACGAGCGGGAAAACCCCCTGTGGGAGCGCTTCGACGACGTATTGGAGATCGCCCGCACCTACGACATGACCCTTTCGCTGGGGGACGGGCTGCGCCCGGGCTCCCTGGCCGACGCCACCGACCGCCCCCAGATCCAGGAACTGCTGCTGGTGGGCGAGCTGGTCGAACGGGCGCGCCGGGCCGGGGTGCAGGTAATGGTGGAGGGGCCGGGGCATATTCCCCTGAACGAGATCCAGACCAACGTGCAGTTGCAGAAGAAGCTCACCGATCAGGCCCCCTTCTACATCCTGGGCATGCTCCCCATCGATACTGCAGCAGGATACGACCATATAGCCGGGGCCATCGGTGGGGCGGTGGCAGGCTGGCACGGCGCCGACATGCTGTGCTACCTGACCCCGGCCGAGCACCTGGCCCTGCCCAGCGTCCAGCAGGTGCGCGAGGGGGTGATCGCCTTCAAGCTGGCGGCCCACGCCGCCGACGTGGCTCGAGGCCACCCCGCCGCCCTCCTGCGCAACCACCAGATGAGCCAGGCCCGCTATGCCCTCGACTGGGAGCGCCAGTTCGAGCTATGCCTGTTCCCCCAGGAGGCCCGCCGGCTCTACGAGACCCGCGCCACCCGCACCAAAGCCTGTAGCATGTGCGGCCCCTTCTGTCCGATGAACCTGGTCGAAGCCGTGCTGCGCGGCAAGGCCCGCGCGAGCGACCTCGAGCCGGCCTAA
- a CDS encoding class II aldolase/adducin family protein: MVQSSSSMPFGLESTPPRFALHGEPTPGLANLAQALSAVLETRGYILDPQAEAPRAVLNFIQAEKPTPYRRKAQGTMVISFLELPQMPPDPIAGLYSYLVRALSNMLVVYVPGQGAYFLTLELGQYHEPEGPGFAERVFERIHPIASSVLVVQNIFETDLEPELWQGDDLTGSLSAAGRKLAEWDLLPAAFPIEEILPPEDFRHVKRLYGIGGLSYGNLSVRKDERRFWMSASGVDKANLREVGRDILMVTDYDPIQNAMRLSVPPGLEPRRVSVDAIEHWMIYREHPQVGAIIHVHAWMENIPSTQFNYPCGTYQLAEAVAQKVREAPDPGRAVVGLKNHGLTITGQSLEEILERIEGRLLRQVPMS, translated from the coding sequence ATGGTTCAGTCCAGTAGCAGCATGCCTTTCGGCCTCGAGTCCACCCCTCCCCGTTTTGCCCTCCACGGCGAGCCCACCCCAGGTCTAGCCAACCTAGCCCAAGCGCTGAGCGCGGTACTCGAGACCAGGGGTTACATCCTAGACCCGCAGGCCGAGGCGCCGCGGGCCGTGCTTAATTTTATCCAGGCTGAAAAACCCACCCCCTACCGACGCAAAGCCCAGGGCACCATGGTGATCTCCTTCCTCGAGCTACCCCAGATGCCCCCCGACCCCATCGCCGGGCTGTACAGCTACCTGGTGCGGGCCCTTTCCAACATGCTGGTGGTGTATGTGCCGGGCCAGGGGGCCTATTTCCTAACCCTCGAGCTCGGACAGTACCACGAGCCCGAGGGGCCCGGTTTTGCCGAGCGCGTCTTCGAACGGATCCACCCCATCGCCTCCTCGGTGCTGGTGGTGCAGAACATCTTTGAAACTGACCTCGAGCCCGAGCTCTGGCAGGGCGATGACCTGACCGGAAGCCTGAGCGCCGCCGGCCGCAAACTGGCCGAGTGGGACTTGCTTCCGGCGGCTTTTCCCATCGAGGAAATTCTGCCGCCCGAAGACTTCCGCCACGTCAAGCGGCTGTATGGCATTGGCGGGCTATCCTACGGCAACCTTTCGGTGCGCAAGGACGAGCGACGCTTCTGGATGTCGGCCAGCGGGGTGGACAAAGCCAACCTGCGCGAGGTGGGGCGGGACATCCTGATGGTCACCGACTACGACCCCATCCAGAACGCCATGCGCCTCTCGGTGCCACCGGGCCTCGAGCCCCGCCGGGTGAGCGTGGATGCCATTGAGCACTGGATGATCTACCGCGAACACCCCCAAGTAGGGGCCATCATCCACGTGCACGCCTGGATGGAAAACATCCCCTCCACCCAGTTCAACTACCCCTGCGGCACCTATCAGCTCGCCGAGGCCGTGGCGCAAAAAGTACGCGAAGCCCCCGACCCCGGCCGGGCGGTGGTGGGCCTTAAAAACCACGGCCTGACCATTACCGGGCAGAGCCTCGAGGAGATTCTGGAACGCATCGAGGGCCGGCTTTTACGCCAGGTGCCCATGTCCTAA